From a region of the Erinaceus europaeus chromosome 14, mEriEur2.1, whole genome shotgun sequence genome:
- the TMED4 gene encoding transmembrane emp24 domain-containing protein 4 translates to MARLMVLLLLLLAFCAPAARGLYFHIGETEKRCFIEEIPDETMVIGNYRTQMWDKQKEVFLPSTPGLGMHVEVKDPEGKVVLSRQYGSEGRFTFTSHTPGDHQICLHSNSTKMSLFAGGRLRVHLDIQVGEHANNYPEIAAKDKLTELQLRARQLLDQVEQIQKEQDYQRYREERFRLTSESTNQRVLWWSIAQTVILILTGIWQMRHLKSFFEAKKLV, encoded by the exons ATGGCGCGGCTAATGgtgttgctgctgctactgctggcGTTTTGTGCCCCAGCGGCCCGCGGGCTCTACTTCCACATAGGCGAGACGGAGAAGCGCTGCTTTATCGAGGAAATCCCCGACGAAACGATGGTCATCG GCAACTACCGCACCCAGATGTGGGATAAGCAGAAGGAGGTCTTTCTGCCCTCCACCCCTGGCCTGGGCATGCATGTGGAGGTGAAGGACCCCGAAGGCAAG GTGGTGCTGTCCCGCCAGTACGGCTCTGAGGGCCGCTTCACTTTCACCTCCCACACACCCGGGGACCATCAGATCTGCCTCCACTCCAACTCTACCAAGATGTCGCTCTTCGCCGGCGGCAGACTG CGTGTGCACCTAGACATCCAGGTTGGGGAGCATGCCAACAACTACCCGGAGATTGCTGCCAAGGATAAATTGACAGAGCTGCAGCTCCGAGCCCGCCAGTTGCTTGATCAGGTGGAACAGATCCAGAAGGAGCAGGACTACCAAAGG TACCGTGAAGAGCGCTTCCGGCTGACCAGTGAGAGCACCAACCAGCGAGTGCTCTGGTGGTCCATCGCTCAGACGGTCATCCTTATCCTCACTGGCATTTGGCAGATGCGTCACCTCAAGAGTTTCTTTGAGGCCAAGAAGTTAGTGTAG